The Henckelia pumila isolate YLH828 chromosome 2, ASM3356847v2, whole genome shotgun sequence genome includes a window with the following:
- the LOC140882854 gene encoding increased DNA methylation 3-like, with protein MDSLDPLKVKKNVRGSSETKMDVIDEIMVPSDNKTEAAKIYDCGQSMQFSTLSCNSNMTRSFMLPLVPIPKVEDWCSNTSIVLTGTACRGVVGPPVGVVDIGVSISAYYFCITLPGVMKDPGKFSIEIQQDGIVCVKGITSTGRRNVTKYSRVFEMKYQQQCPPGPFTLSFNLPGPVDPRLFSPTFRSDGVLEGVVAKYEESQLS; from the exons ATGGATAGCTTGGATCCTCTGAAAGTAAAGAAAAATGTTCGGGGAAGTAGTGAAACAAAAATGGATGTAATTGATGAGATAATGGTTCCAAGTGACAACAAAACCGAAGCAGCGAAGATATATGATTGTGGTCAGTCCATGCAATTCTCTACACTTTCGTGTAACAGTAACATGACCCGGTCATTCATGTTACCTCTAGTGCCCATTCCCAAGGTGGAAGATTGGTGTTCAAACACATCAATTGTCTTAACCGGAACAGCATGTAGAGGTGTGGTTGGACCACCTGTTGGAGTAGTTGACATTGGTGTGAGCATATCAGCGTATTATTTCTGCATTACACTACCTGGAGTGATGAAGGATCCAG GTAAATTCAGCATTGAGATCCAACAGGATGGAATTGTCTGCGTTAAAGGAATAACTTCAACAGGTAGAAGAAACGTCACGAAATACTCTCGAGTCTTTGAAATGAAATACCAGCAACAATGTCCCCCTGGACCCTTCACTCTTTCCTTCAACCTGCCGGGACCTGTTGATCCAAGGTTGTTTTCTCCCACTTTTAGGTCTGATGGCGTCTTGGAAGGTGTCGTAGCAAAGTACGAAGAGTCTCAGTTGTCTTAA